Proteins encoded together in one Cryptococcus deuterogattii R265 chromosome 13, complete sequence window:
- a CDS encoding RNA exonuclease 1: MSSTSPRSTSSKRKTLPNLSDSDGEGAFSEALTRQARRKQKKVNKHRPEFQFNIQELKYGKKVTLAHIRDLILFIVADGQKPQWIQVNNKSYISHTVLLFVPGLLPTHLGLSSDTTSVSMPFAISSVSADEEVLDHEGEPIQKVPAIASLFTYGCPTRAPGDKLRMHSAINQLLMCPIPEHIKRKREAEKEKNHHHTTAQVDSYSPLLYLLTPNQMIDNDYNIPSYLPHVDRRVVPGLDRSIIPDQSNLLLSSLSEVEDIRVRDESERLTGMDSTRSTKGNTREGGWVETSPAEGPPKDGIYPILAIDCEMVVSKDGDELARISIIDFNSGKNVFDELVLPPGEILDYRTQWSGITAERLSSTTHTISSIQDLLLSGPSPLITPHTILLGHSLECDLNVLRIRHPLCIDTALIYKHPRGPPFKPGLKWLAQKWLQRDIQVGENGHDSEEDALACVDLLKMKLANGPDFGDSTNNMEPIVERIGRYQDNSPESRKTSAYCDYGDPRWLYGAKATTAVRCTSDDDVVNAVVKNAQSHTFVFGRMMELSEAQGWNDGGANLSSNSTVSLDPVLERFNNRLTTLHSSLPPSTALIIVTGHSDPLPMVKLTKKRQRWERSVKIGGIEGLSGDDRWMAEDDRDLEKAVEDAKAGMAFFRVTS; encoded by the exons ATGTCTTCCACCTCACCGAgatcaacatcttccaaacGCAAGACTCTGCCAAACCTCTCAGACAGTGATGGCGAAGGCGCATTCAGCGAAGCTTTGACTCGTCAGGCACGACGGAAACAGAAGAAAGTGAACAAGCACAGGCCAGAGTTTCAATTCAATATACAAGAGCTGAAATATGGCAAAAAGGTTACTCTTGCT CATATCCGGGACTTAATTCTGTTTATTGTGGCCGATGGACAAAAGCCCCAGTGGATCCAAGTTAAT AACAAGTCTTATATATCTCATACTGTATTGCTCTTTGTCCCAGGCCTTTTACCTACTCATCTGGGTTTGAGCTCTGATACCACTTCTGTTTCGATGCCTTTTGCCATCAGTTCAGTTTCagctgatgaagaagtcCTCGACCATGAAGGGGAACCCATTCAGAAAGTACCCGCCATCGCTTCATTGTTTACCTACGGATGTCCCACACGGGCACCTGGTGATAAGCTTCGAATGCATTCAGCGATCAATCAATTACTAATGTGCCCTATTCCAGAGCATATTAAAAGGAAGCGAGAAgcagaaaaggagaaaaacCACCACC ATACGACCGCTCAGGTCGATTCTTATTCTCCTCTATTGTACCTCCTTACGCCTAATCAAATGATTGACAACGATTATAACATACCGTCATATCTCCCCCACGTTGATCGCCGCGTTGTACCAGGCTTGGATAGATCAATAATCCCAGATCAGTCAAATTTACTTCTTTCAAGTTTATCGGAAGTAGAGGATATCAGAGTAAGAGACGAATCAGAACGCCTCACTGGGATGGATAGTACAAGAAGTACTAAAGGCAATACAAGAGAAGGCGGGTGGGTAGAGACTTCCCCGGCGGAGGGCCCACCGAAAGATGGAATATATCCAATTCTAGCCATTGATTGTGAGATG GTGGTAtcaaaagatggagatgagttGGCACGGATTTCCATCATTGATTTCAACAGTGGAAAGAATGTTTTTGATGAACTCGTTTTGCCTCCTGGTGAAATATTGGATTATCGCACCCA ATGGTCAGGTATCACTGCTGAGCGTCTCTCATCAACTACTCATACAATTTCCTCGATCCAggatcttctcctttctggCCCGTCGCCTTTGATTACACCTCATACCATACTTCTTGGTCACTCACTCGAATGTGATCTGAACGTGCTGAGGAttcgtcatcctctgtGTATAGACACCGCTCTTATCTATAAGCACCCAAGAGGGCCCCCTTTTAAGCCTGGGCTGAAGTGGTTGGCGCAAAAGTGGTTGCAAAGAGATATACAAGTAGGAGAGAACGGACATGATTCCGAGGAAGATGCATTGGCCTGTGTGGAtcttttgaagatgaagttggCTAATG GCCCTGATTTTGGCGATTCCACCAATAATATGGAACCCATCGTGGAACGTATTGGTAGGTATCAGGACAATTCCCCCGAATCCCGCAAAACTTCCGCATATTGCGACTATGGTGATCCTCGATGGTTATATGGCGCAAAAGCGACAACAGCTGTACGGTGTACCTCAGATGACGATGTCGTGAATGCTGTAGTGAAGAATGCTCAGAGTCATACTTTTGTATTCGGCAGAATGATGGAACTCTCTGAAGCACAAGGAT GGAACGATGGTGGGGCCAACTTATCTTCGAATTCTACAGTTTCGCTCGATCCGGTCCTCGAGCGTTTCAATAACCGTCTCACTACATTAcattcttcccttccgCCTAGTACTGCATTAATCATCGTCACTGGCCATTCTGATCCGCTGCCAATGGTGAAACTTACGAAGAAGCGGCAAAGATGGGAGAGGTCTGTAAAGATTGGAGGTATCGAAGGACTCTCCGGGGATGACCGATGGATGGCGGAGGATGACAGAGATCTTGAGAAGGCGGTAGAAGACGCGAAGGCGGGCATGGCTTTTTTCCGGGTGACGTCTTAG